One genomic window of Corythoichthys intestinalis isolate RoL2023-P3 chromosome 18, ASM3026506v1, whole genome shotgun sequence includes the following:
- the LOC130906232 gene encoding unconventional myosin-Ic-like has translation MRYQGREVDIEGRVRLVMESTLTARDRVGVQDFVLLENHNSEAAFIENLRRRFRENLIYTYIGSVLVSVNPYKELEIYSKPQMERYRGVSFYEISPHIYAVSDNTYRAMRTTSRDQCILISGESGAGKTEASKKILLYYAATCPASHHMSTLGDRLLQSNPILEAFGNAKTLRNDNSSRFGKYMDVQFDFKGVPVGGHILNYLLEKSRVVQQNHGERNFHIFYQLLDGGGNELLQMLGLERNPLSYQYLVKGSCSKVSSISDKNNWKVLMNALSVIGFTDEDQKNLLDIIASILHLGNTQFGEGEEGEAHITTEIPIANVAKLLGLEASSLSGALTHKKLTAKGEEMIIPLNFEQAMSSRDALAKAVYGRTFTWLVEKINQSLALKDDVDHSNKTFPVIGLLDIYGFEVLQRNSFEQFCINYCSEKLQQLFIELTLRSEQEEYTTEGIAWEMVKYFDNKIICDLIEEKHKGIIAILDEECLRPGETSDESFLEKLEDTLGGHPHFVTHKLANGKTRKVMSREEFRLLHYAGEVNYNVNGFLEKNNDSLNRTVKEVVCQSDNRIISQCFSREEVMDQKRPQMAATHFKNSLLKLMENLMTKEPSYVRCIKPNDVKQPGHFDEVLVRHQVRYLGLMENLRVRRAGFAYRRSFEAFLQRYKPLCPETWPNWCGRLEDGVATLVNHLGYQEEEYKLGRSKIFIRFPRTLFLTEDALQAKKPEIALTLQTSWRGYRERAKYKRIRHAIIVIQSAWRGMKARQRARRRRQAAELIRRFIKGFIYRHEDYCPENDYFLDHVRYSFLMKLSKNLPTSVLDKSWLASPPSVSEASEHLRKLHMRNMVMKYCIRIQPEWKNQLTQKVVASEIFKDQKDNYPQSVGKLFLDSRIEHDQINLKVLQTLGSDKVQYAVPVTKYDRRGFKPRSRQLLLSNTFAVLVDKTKIKQRIDYASLGGISVSSLSDGMVILHIPSEDKKQKGDVLLHCYHVIELVTKLALIARMLNHINIKPGSVRFAGARGNESFVDFVRGPELKVAKGKRGHLLVTAPRINAT, from the exons GAGGTGGATATTGAAGGAAGGGTGCGATTGGTGATGGAGAGCACCCTCACGGCCCGTGACAGGGTCGGAGTTCAGGATTTCGTCCTACTGGAGAACCACAACAGTGAGGCAGCTTTCATAGAGAACCTGCGACGACGCTTCCGAGAAAACCTCATCTAT ACATACATTGGCTCGGTGCTGGTATCGGTGAATCCTTACAAAGAGCTGGAGATTTACTCCAAGCCGCAGATGGAGCGCTACAGAGGAGTCAGCTTCTATGAAATCTCGCCTCACAT CTACGCCGTATCAGACAACACTTACCGGGCCATGCGGACTACATCTAGGGATCAGTGTATTCTGATATCCGGTGAGAGCGGCGCAGGTAAAACGGAAGCCTCGAAGAAGATCCTCCTCTACTACGCTGCTACCTGCCCGGCAAGCCATCATATGAGCACCCTCGGAGACCGCCTGCTCCAGTCTAACCCTATTCTGGAG GCATTCGGTAATGCTAAAACACTAAGGAATGACAACTCCAGTCGGTTTGGAAAATATATGGATGTGCAGTTTGACTTTAAG GGGGTACCAGTGGGCGGCCACATCCTGAATTACTTGCTGGAGAAATCTCGCGTGGTTCAGCAGAACCACGGAGAAAGGAATTTTCACATCTTCTATCAGCTTCTGGACGGTGGGGGTAATGAGCTTCTCCAGATGCTGGGCCTTGAAAGGAACCCTCTGAGCTACCAGTATCTGGTTAAG GGAAGCTGTTCCAAAGTCAGCTCCATTAGTGACAAGAATAATTGGAAGGTTTTGATGAATGCCCTCTCTGTTATCGGCTTCACTGACGAAGACCAGAAG AATTTATTGGACATCATCGCCAGCATTCTCCATCTTGGAAAcacgcagtttggagaaggagaGGAAGGAGAAGCGCATATTACCACTGAGATTCCGATAGCAAATGTTGCAAAG CTGCTGGGTCTTGAAGCCTCATCCCTCAGTGGAGCTCTTACTCACAAAAAACTCACTGCCAAAGGGGAGGAG ATGATCATCCCACTTAACTTTGAGCAAGCAATGTCTTCCCGAGACGCCTTAGCCAAGGCTGTCTACGGTCGGACCTTCACTTGGTTGGTGGAGAAGATCAACCAATCTCTTGCTCTCAAG GATGACGTGGACCACAGCAATAAAACCTTCCCTGTGATTGGGCTTTTAGACATCTATGGCTTTGAGGTCCTACAGCGCAACAG TTTTGAGCAGTTTTGCATCAACTACTGCAGTGAAAAGCTTCAGCAGCTCTTTATTGAGCTCACCCTCAGATCCGAGCAAGAAGAGTACACAACAGAAGGAATCGCG TGGGAGATGGTGAAATACTTTGATAACAAAATCATCTGCGACCTGATAGAAGAGAAGCACAAGGGTATCATTGCCATTCTG GATGAGGAGTGTCTAAGACCCGGAGAGACGAGTGATGAGTCATTCTTGGAAAAACTGGAGGACACACTAGGCGGTCATCCTCATTTTGTCAC TCACAAGCTAGCAAATGGGAAGACCCGGAAGGTCATGAGTAGAGAGGAGTTTCGGCTGCTTCACTACGCTGGGGAGGTTAACTACAATGTGaatg gTTTTCTTGAGAAGAACAATGACTCACTGAACAGGACCGTGAAAGAG GTTGTGTGTCAGTCAGACAACCGGATCATAAGTCAATGTTTCTCCAGAGAGGAAGTGATGGACCAAAAACGCCCACAAATG GCTGCAACTCACTTTAAAAATAGCCTGTTGAAACTCATGGAGAACCTCATGACGAAGGAACCATCATATGTACGCTGCATAAAACCTAATGATGTCAAACAGCCAG gtcactttgatGAAGTTCTTGTCAGACACCAGGTTAGGTACCTTGGCCTGATGGAGAACCTTCGAGTCAGGAGAGCTGGCTTTGCTTATAGACGCAGTTTTGAAGCTTTCCTGCAGAG GTACAAGCCTCTCTGTCCTGAGACGTGGCCCAACTGGTGTGGCAGACTTGAAGATGGTGTGGCCACCCTGGTAAACCATTTGGGCTATCAAGAGGAGGAATACAAACTGGGCAG GTCCAAAATATTCATCCGTTTCCCCAGAACTCTGTTTCTGACTGAAGATGCACTTCAAGCCAAAAAGCCAGAAATAG CTCTGACTCTGCAGACATCTTGGCGAGGCTACAGAGAAAGAGCCAAATACAAACGAATCAGACATGCAA TCATCGTGATTCAATCGGCGTGGCGAGGGATGAAAGCGCGCCAAAGAGCTAGAAGGCGTCGACAGGCTGCTGAGTTGATACGCAG ATTTATAAAAGGCTTTATCTACCGTCATGAAGACTACTGTCCAGAGAATGACTACTTCTTGGATCATGTGCGTTACTCCTTCCTCATGAAGCTTAGCAAAAATCTGCCCACAAGCGTTTTGGACAAAAGCTGGCTGGCATCTCCACCTTCGGTCTCTGAG GCCTCGGAGCACCTGCGCAAACTGCACATGCGCAACATGGTGATGAAGTATTGCATCAGGATTCAGCCTGAATGGAAGAATCAA CTGACGCAGAAGGTTGTTGCCAGTGAGATCTTCAAGGATCAGAAGGACAACTATCCTCAGAGTGTCGGCAAACTGTTTTTGGACTCCAGGATCG AACATGATCAGATCAATCTGAAGGTTCTGCAGACCCTTGGCAGTGACAAAGTGCAG TATGCCGTCCCAGTCACAAAGTACGACAGGAGAGGTTTCAAGCCTCGCTCTCGTCAACTCCTCCTTTCCAACACATTCGCTGTTCTGGTGGACAAGACCAAGATCAAGCAGAGGATCGACTATGCGTCCCTCGGAG GTATTTCGGTGAGCTCTCTTAGTGACGGAATGGTTATTCTGCACATCCCCAGCGAGGACAAGAAGCAAAAG GGTGACGTTTTGCTACATTGTTACCATGTGATAGAGCTAGTGACAAAATTAGCCCTGATAGCCCGCATGTTGAACCACATCAACATCAAGCCTGGCAG CGTTAGGTTTGCAGGAGCTCGAGGCAACGAGAGCTTCGTCGATTTCGTCAGGGGCCCCGAGCTAAAGGTGGCTAAAGGCAAAAGAGGACACCTGCTCGTG ACTGCCCCTCGGATCAACGCcacatga